One genomic window of Gossypium hirsutum isolate 1008001.06 chromosome D11, Gossypium_hirsutum_v2.1, whole genome shotgun sequence includes the following:
- the LOC107911756 gene encoding uncharacterized protein isoform X4 codes for MASLVLSSFCFPSQKSCSFTSSSLRFRIRAPTDSRFGGPLFVGFGSVKKRNGRIEASVDSTAHPLVFRDLDADDFRHPLDKQNTLLLRAIPGLNEIGRAILGTVTEQIMLLENIGTSILVSKDQLPELHKMMIEAAGILNIEPPDLYVRQSPIPNAYTLAISGKKPFVIIHTSLVELLTRKELQAVLAHELGHLKCDHGVWLTFANLLTLGSYRFPGLGGFIAQRLEEQLIRWLRAAELTCDRAALLVAQDPKLNVDAFLEQAHSYEKASSSPIGWYIRNAQTRQLSHPLPVLRAREIDEWSRSREYRSLLERATQMSM; via the exons ATGGCTTCTTTGGTTCTCTCTTCTTTCTGTTTCCCTTCTCAAAAGTCTTGTTCTTTTACGTCTTCTTCTCTCCGATTCAGAATCAGAGCTCCGACTGATTCTAGGTTCGGTGGTCCTTTATTTGTCGGATTCGGATCGGTCAAGAAGAGAAATGGAAGAATCGAGGCGTCGGTTGACTCCACAGCTCATCCGCTTGTGTTTCGTGACCTCGACGCCGACGATTTCCGGCACCCGCTCGATAAACAG AATACGTTGCTATTGAGAGCGATTCCAGGCCTTAACGAAATAGGAAGAGCTATACTCG GAACCGTGACTGAGCAAATCATGCTTCTTGAGAATATAGGAACCTCAATCCTTGTTTCGAAAGATCAG CTTCCGGAACTCCATAAAATGATGATTGAGGCTGCGGGAATATTGAATATTGAACCTCCTGATCTCTATGTTCGACAAAGTCCCATTCCGAATGCTTATACATTGGCTATAAGTGGTAAAAAACCATTTGTTATTATCCATACTAGTCTTGTGGAGCTTCTGACACGAAAAGAATTACAG GCTGTTTTGGCTCATGAGTTAGGTCATCTCAAATGCGATCATGGTGTATGGCTTACTTTTGCAAATCTTCTCACTCTTGGATCCTATCGTTTCCCTG GACTTGGTGGCTTTATAGCTCAGAGGTTAGAGGAACAATTAATCCGCTGGCTTAGGGCGGCAGAGCTAACTTGTGATCGTGCAGCCCTTCTTGTTGCACAAGATCCCAAG CTAAATGTTGATGCATTTTTGGAGCAAGCTCACTCTTATGAAAAGGCTTCTTCAAGCCCAATCGGGTGGTATATAAG AAATGCCCAAACACGGCAACTTTCACATCCACTGCCTGTTCTACGAGCTCGTGAGATTGATGAGTGGTCAAGAAGTCGTGAATACAGAAGTCTTCTTGAACGTGCAACACAGATGAGCATGTAG
- the LOC107911756 gene encoding uncharacterized protein isoform X2, whose product MASLVLSSFCFPSQKSCSFTSSSLRFRIRAPTDSRFGGPLFVGFGSVKKRNGRIEASVDSTAHPLVFRDLDADDFRHPLDKQNTLLLRAIPGLNEIGRAILGTVTEQIMLLENIGTSILVSKDQLPELHKMMIEAAGILNIEPPDLYVRQSPIPNAYTLAISGKKPFVIIHTSLVELLTRKELQAVLAHELGHLKCDHGVWLTFANLLTLGSYRFPGLGGFIAQRLEEQLIRWLRAAELTCDRAALLVAQDPKVAISVLMKLTGGCPSMADQLNVDAFLEQAHSYEKASSSPIGWYIRNAQTRQLSHPLPVLRAREIDEWSRSREYRSLLERATQMSM is encoded by the exons ATGGCTTCTTTGGTTCTCTCTTCTTTCTGTTTCCCTTCTCAAAAGTCTTGTTCTTTTACGTCTTCTTCTCTCCGATTCAGAATCAGAGCTCCGACTGATTCTAGGTTCGGTGGTCCTTTATTTGTCGGATTCGGATCGGTCAAGAAGAGAAATGGAAGAATCGAGGCGTCGGTTGACTCCACAGCTCATCCGCTTGTGTTTCGTGACCTCGACGCCGACGATTTCCGGCACCCGCTCGATAAACAG AATACGTTGCTATTGAGAGCGATTCCAGGCCTTAACGAAATAGGAAGAGCTATACTCG GAACCGTGACTGAGCAAATCATGCTTCTTGAGAATATAGGAACCTCAATCCTTGTTTCGAAAGATCAG CTTCCGGAACTCCATAAAATGATGATTGAGGCTGCGGGAATATTGAATATTGAACCTCCTGATCTCTATGTTCGACAAAGTCCCATTCCGAATGCTTATACATTGGCTATAAGTGGTAAAAAACCATTTGTTATTATCCATACTAGTCTTGTGGAGCTTCTGACACGAAAAGAATTACAG GCTGTTTTGGCTCATGAGTTAGGTCATCTCAAATGCGATCATGGTGTATGGCTTACTTTTGCAAATCTTCTCACTCTTGGATCCTATCGTTTCCCTG GACTTGGTGGCTTTATAGCTCAGAGGTTAGAGGAACAATTAATCCGCTGGCTTAGGGCGGCAGAGCTAACTTGTGATCGTGCAGCCCTTCTTGTTGCACAAGATCCCAAG GTTGCCATCTctgttttgatgaaattaactgGTGGCTGCCCATCAATGGCTGATCAGCTAAATGTTGATGCATTTTTGGAGCAAGCTCACTCTTATGAAAAGGCTTCTTCAAGCCCAATCGGGTGGTATATAAG AAATGCCCAAACACGGCAACTTTCACATCCACTGCCTGTTCTACGAGCTCGTGAGATTGATGAGTGGTCAAGAAGTCGTGAATACAGAAGTCTTCTTGAACGTGCAACACAGATGAGCATGTAG
- the LOC107911756 gene encoding uncharacterized protein isoform X5, whose amino-acid sequence MASLVLSSFCFPSQKSCSFTSSSLRFRIRAPTDSRFGGPLFVGFGSVKKRNGRIEASVDSTAHPLVFRDLDADDFRHPLDKQNTLLLRAIPGLNEIGRAILAGTVTEQIMLLENIGTSILVSKDQLPELHKMMIEAAGILNIEPPDLYVRQSPIPNAYTLAISGKKPFVIIHTSLVELLTRKELQAVLAHELGHLKCDHGVWLTFANLLTLGSYRFPGLGGFIAQRLEEQLIRWLRAAELTCDRAALLVAQDPKRLPSLF is encoded by the exons ATGGCTTCTTTGGTTCTCTCTTCTTTCTGTTTCCCTTCTCAAAAGTCTTGTTCTTTTACGTCTTCTTCTCTCCGATTCAGAATCAGAGCTCCGACTGATTCTAGGTTCGGTGGTCCTTTATTTGTCGGATTCGGATCGGTCAAGAAGAGAAATGGAAGAATCGAGGCGTCGGTTGACTCCACAGCTCATCCGCTTGTGTTTCGTGACCTCGACGCCGACGATTTCCGGCACCCGCTCGATAAACAG AATACGTTGCTATTGAGAGCGATTCCAGGCCTTAACGAAATAGGAAGAGCTATACTCG CAGGAACCGTGACTGAGCAAATCATGCTTCTTGAGAATATAGGAACCTCAATCCTTGTTTCGAAAGATCAG CTTCCGGAACTCCATAAAATGATGATTGAGGCTGCGGGAATATTGAATATTGAACCTCCTGATCTCTATGTTCGACAAAGTCCCATTCCGAATGCTTATACATTGGCTATAAGTGGTAAAAAACCATTTGTTATTATCCATACTAGTCTTGTGGAGCTTCTGACACGAAAAGAATTACAG GCTGTTTTGGCTCATGAGTTAGGTCATCTCAAATGCGATCATGGTGTATGGCTTACTTTTGCAAATCTTCTCACTCTTGGATCCTATCGTTTCCCTG GACTTGGTGGCTTTATAGCTCAGAGGTTAGAGGAACAATTAATCCGCTGGCTTAGGGCGGCAGAGCTAACTTGTGATCGTGCAGCCCTTCTTGTTGCACAAGATCCCAAG AGGTTGCCATCTctgttttga
- the LOC107911756 gene encoding uncharacterized protein isoform X1, which translates to MASLVLSSFCFPSQKSCSFTSSSLRFRIRAPTDSRFGGPLFVGFGSVKKRNGRIEASVDSTAHPLVFRDLDADDFRHPLDKQNTLLLRAIPGLNEIGRAILAGTVTEQIMLLENIGTSILVSKDQLPELHKMMIEAAGILNIEPPDLYVRQSPIPNAYTLAISGKKPFVIIHTSLVELLTRKELQAVLAHELGHLKCDHGVWLTFANLLTLGSYRFPGLGGFIAQRLEEQLIRWLRAAELTCDRAALLVAQDPKVAISVLMKLTGGCPSMADQLNVDAFLEQAHSYEKASSSPIGWYIRNAQTRQLSHPLPVLRAREIDEWSRSREYRSLLERATQMSM; encoded by the exons ATGGCTTCTTTGGTTCTCTCTTCTTTCTGTTTCCCTTCTCAAAAGTCTTGTTCTTTTACGTCTTCTTCTCTCCGATTCAGAATCAGAGCTCCGACTGATTCTAGGTTCGGTGGTCCTTTATTTGTCGGATTCGGATCGGTCAAGAAGAGAAATGGAAGAATCGAGGCGTCGGTTGACTCCACAGCTCATCCGCTTGTGTTTCGTGACCTCGACGCCGACGATTTCCGGCACCCGCTCGATAAACAG AATACGTTGCTATTGAGAGCGATTCCAGGCCTTAACGAAATAGGAAGAGCTATACTCG CAGGAACCGTGACTGAGCAAATCATGCTTCTTGAGAATATAGGAACCTCAATCCTTGTTTCGAAAGATCAG CTTCCGGAACTCCATAAAATGATGATTGAGGCTGCGGGAATATTGAATATTGAACCTCCTGATCTCTATGTTCGACAAAGTCCCATTCCGAATGCTTATACATTGGCTATAAGTGGTAAAAAACCATTTGTTATTATCCATACTAGTCTTGTGGAGCTTCTGACACGAAAAGAATTACAG GCTGTTTTGGCTCATGAGTTAGGTCATCTCAAATGCGATCATGGTGTATGGCTTACTTTTGCAAATCTTCTCACTCTTGGATCCTATCGTTTCCCTG GACTTGGTGGCTTTATAGCTCAGAGGTTAGAGGAACAATTAATCCGCTGGCTTAGGGCGGCAGAGCTAACTTGTGATCGTGCAGCCCTTCTTGTTGCACAAGATCCCAAG GTTGCCATCTctgttttgatgaaattaactgGTGGCTGCCCATCAATGGCTGATCAGCTAAATGTTGATGCATTTTTGGAGCAAGCTCACTCTTATGAAAAGGCTTCTTCAAGCCCAATCGGGTGGTATATAAG AAATGCCCAAACACGGCAACTTTCACATCCACTGCCTGTTCTACGAGCTCGTGAGATTGATGAGTGGTCAAGAAGTCGTGAATACAGAAGTCTTCTTGAACGTGCAACACAGATGAGCATGTAG
- the LOC107911758 gene encoding B2 protein: MGSMDSFWQLGDYLRGQSKASEDNQWLMVASKLAEQTRTKGERLSNLDLSKGPAEIRTRDKFGFREDNKFENLNFNMLNLDSKIGDNVSKSSFRNGTYNINAVYQKNNSNSLGNLAGNKYSGNNHSSKYVNNNSSTSNNNSNENSANNAVDKRFKTLPPAETLPRNEVLGGYIFVCNNDTMQEDLKRQLFGLPPRYRDSVRAITPGLPLFLYNYTTHQLHGIFEAATFGGSNIDPTAWEDKKCKGESRFPAQVRIRIRKLCKALEEDAFRPVLHHYDGPKFRLELSVPETLDLLDLCEQAGSP; this comes from the exons ATGGGGAGCATGGATAGCTTTTGGCAGCTGGGGGATTATCTTCGAGGACAATCAAAAGCCTCAGAGGATAACCAATGGCTGATGGTTGCCTCTAAATTGGCTGAGCAGACGAGGACAAAGGGTGAACGCCTGAGCAATCTTGATCTTTCGAAGGGTCCAGCCGAAATAAGGACAAGGGATAAATTTGGTTTCCGGGAAGACAACAAATTCGAGAACCTTAACTTCAATATGTTAAACTTGGACTCCAAGATTGGAGATAATGTAAGCAAAAGCTCATTCCGAAATGGTACCTACAATATAAATGCTGTTTACCAGAAAAATAATAGCAATAGCCTGGGAAACCTGGCTGGCAACAAATATAGCGGCAATAATCATAGCAGCAAATATGTCAATAATAACAGCAGCACCAGCAATAACAACAGCAACGAGAACAGTGCAAACAATGCTGTTGACAAACGGTTCAAGACATTGCCTCCAGCTGAGACACTCCCGAGAAATGAGGTGCTTGGAGGATACATTTTTGTTTGTAACAATGATACAATGCAGGAAGATCTAAAGCGGCAGCTATTTG GTTTACCACCAAGATATAGGGACTCTGTTCGGGCAATTACACCTGGCTTACCTCTATTTCTCTATAACTATACTACTCATCAGTTGCATGGTATTTTTGAG GCAGCAACTTTTGGGGGTTCTAACATCGATCCAACTGCTTGGGAAGACAAAAAATGCAAAGGCGAGTCAAGGTTTCCTGCTCAG GTGAGAATCCGTATTAGGAAACTCTGCAAGGCATTGGAAGAGGATGCGTTTAGGCCAGTCTTGCACCACTATGATGGCCCCAAGTTTCGTCTCGAGCTCTCAGTTCCTGAG ACGTTGGATCTATTAGACCTTTGTGAACAAGCAGGTTCTCCATAA
- the LOC107911756 gene encoding uncharacterized protein isoform X3, producing MASLVLSSFCFPSQKSCSFTSSSLRFRIRAPTDSRFGGPLFVGFGSVKKRNGRIEASVDSTAHPLVFRDLDADDFRHPLDKQNTLLLRAIPGLNEIGRAILAGTVTEQIMLLENIGTSILVSKDQLPELHKMMIEAAGILNIEPPDLYVRQSPIPNAYTLAISGKKPFVIIHTSLVELLTRKELQAVLAHELGHLKCDHGVWLTFANLLTLGSYRFPGLGGFIAQRLEEQLIRWLRAAELTCDRAALLVAQDPKLNVDAFLEQAHSYEKASSSPIGWYIRNAQTRQLSHPLPVLRAREIDEWSRSREYRSLLERATQMSM from the exons ATGGCTTCTTTGGTTCTCTCTTCTTTCTGTTTCCCTTCTCAAAAGTCTTGTTCTTTTACGTCTTCTTCTCTCCGATTCAGAATCAGAGCTCCGACTGATTCTAGGTTCGGTGGTCCTTTATTTGTCGGATTCGGATCGGTCAAGAAGAGAAATGGAAGAATCGAGGCGTCGGTTGACTCCACAGCTCATCCGCTTGTGTTTCGTGACCTCGACGCCGACGATTTCCGGCACCCGCTCGATAAACAG AATACGTTGCTATTGAGAGCGATTCCAGGCCTTAACGAAATAGGAAGAGCTATACTCG CAGGAACCGTGACTGAGCAAATCATGCTTCTTGAGAATATAGGAACCTCAATCCTTGTTTCGAAAGATCAG CTTCCGGAACTCCATAAAATGATGATTGAGGCTGCGGGAATATTGAATATTGAACCTCCTGATCTCTATGTTCGACAAAGTCCCATTCCGAATGCTTATACATTGGCTATAAGTGGTAAAAAACCATTTGTTATTATCCATACTAGTCTTGTGGAGCTTCTGACACGAAAAGAATTACAG GCTGTTTTGGCTCATGAGTTAGGTCATCTCAAATGCGATCATGGTGTATGGCTTACTTTTGCAAATCTTCTCACTCTTGGATCCTATCGTTTCCCTG GACTTGGTGGCTTTATAGCTCAGAGGTTAGAGGAACAATTAATCCGCTGGCTTAGGGCGGCAGAGCTAACTTGTGATCGTGCAGCCCTTCTTGTTGCACAAGATCCCAAG CTAAATGTTGATGCATTTTTGGAGCAAGCTCACTCTTATGAAAAGGCTTCTTCAAGCCCAATCGGGTGGTATATAAG AAATGCCCAAACACGGCAACTTTCACATCCACTGCCTGTTCTACGAGCTCGTGAGATTGATGAGTGGTCAAGAAGTCGTGAATACAGAAGTCTTCTTGAACGTGCAACACAGATGAGCATGTAG